The Mercurialis annua linkage group LG8, ddMerAnnu1.2, whole genome shotgun sequence genome window below encodes:
- the LOC126661408 gene encoding adoMet-dependent rRNA methyltransferase SPB1-like: MVTTRSVSKKNPKSPSKIPKRKNPAMKRKIDFVETEMRVSDDHDDDDDDFQEVPMQVKKKMKPNFSVGESSKAIRNVKLIMPHEHFPHKILHNAGVSVISNIKKLLQPETLERFSKSVFGYFLRMKEYKLQGQLIHCLLLREVKQPVKYELWIKVSGKFLKFSIDEFALITGLKVNGSVDFKSQNTVSSDFRKNCFGNVKKVSKKFLEDSFVSKRWNNEEEAFQMAVLYFIENFLYNNKDESNVRDKNFDLRKSSKTGHPNSSRYDGFPLAFQTWFFECCPTIESAVATSSGNEIPRILRWEVLEVQERSYFLRNLFDKTADQLKLSNLHPTGEERSALDLEGLFVKGKRKVENEPEASEGISMKTKIHKLFWDQSKFYHEFQNFKIFVENQFSGINTQFGELKDLIKNGVGGQPIQVEDDDNGVNDFHRNDDNEKEEDNNKDEDNKKEENDDDEEDDGAGNFASDSVLSERFNYEYKLEDDDAVGSGEKNDDEGHNVTKDNIKAFSLHDGSTSNVEEVNTQSTIGVATSSTFDSIDLSALEEAAVLKMESEKEAAVPPAESCGKDAKKDVADDNNKNEDSEDDDKDSDGNDDDNENDDGKTKEDGKKPDEDEDNEKNDGSSHGNVADDSGHEQQDDVDRGEKKYDEGHIVSKVVDTAVKYSGRGFCFDSGPSFKFDELSSQSTVGAETCSTFNSSELNALTKAVELAEKEAADKMLGHGVDEDVGYDESLLTDMVNKIEKEATDALLKKEAAGSVEKQESEIKKAALKEIAVYRGSPSEQIEKIASKFKVADVVPLAFVKAKPDVVLKKGLFPLDDDICKDTGYAGQMEFNNWVDEKFK, encoded by the exons GCCTCATGAGCATTTTCCCCACAAGATTCTTCATAATGCTGGTGTTTCTGTCATTTCTAATATCAAAAAACTTTTACAACCTGAAACTTTAGAAAGGTTTTCAAAATctgtttttggatattttttacgCATGAAAGAGTATAAACTTCAAGGGCAGTTGATTCACTGTTTACTGCTTAGAGAAGTTAAACAGCCTGTTAAATATGAGTTGTGGATTAAGGTGTCAGGAAAGTTTCTTAAGTTTTCAATCGACGAATTTGCTTTAATAACCGGTTTGAAAGTTAATGGCAGTGTTGATTTTAAGTCTCAGAATACTGTGTCTTCTGACTTTAGAAAAAACTGTTTTGGAAATgtaaaaaaagtttcaaaaaagtttTTGGAGGATAGCTTTGTTTCTAAGCGTTGGAATAATGAGGAAGAGGCTTTTCAAATGGctgttttgtattttattgaGAATTTTCTATATAACAACAAAGATGAGTCAAATGTTCGTGATAAGAATTTTGATCTT agaaaaagttcaaaaactgGTCATCCTAATTCCTCTCGATATGATGGATTTCCTTTGGCTTTCCAAACTTGGTTTTTTGAGTGTTGCCCTACAATTGAAAGCGCAGTTGCTACTAGTTCAGGAAATGAAATTCCTCGTATACTGCGTTGGGAGGTGTTAGAGGTCCAAGAACGCTCGTATTTCTTGCGAAACCTATTTGATAAAACTGCTGACCag TTGAAATTAAGCAATTTACATCCCACTGGCGAGGAGAGGTCAGCGCTGGATTTAGAAGGTTTGTTTGTCAAAGGAAAGCGGAAAGTTGAGAATGAGCCAGAAGCAAGTGAAGGGATTTCAATGAAaactaaaattcataaattgttTTGGGATCAATCTAAGTTTTACCATGAGTTTCAGAATTTCAAGATATTTGTAGAGAATCAGTTCTCTGGTATTAATACTCAGTTTGGTGAACTGAAAGATTTGATAAAAAATGGTGTTGGTGGACAACCTATTCAG GTTGAAGATGATGATAATGGTGTGAATGATTTTCATCGTAATGATGACAACGAGAAAGAGGAGGATAATAACAAAGACGAAGAtaataagaaagaagaaaatgacGATGATGAAGAGGACGATGGTGCTGGTAATTTCGCTTCTGATTCTGTTTTGAGTGAGAGGTTCAATTATGAATATAAGTTGGAAGATGATGATGCTGTTGGTAGTGGTGAAAAAAATGATGATGAGGGTCACAATGTTACAAAAGATAATATCaag gcattttCACTGCATGATGGTTCAACTTCCAATGTTGAAGAAGTCAACACTCAAAGTACTATAGGTGTAGCGACTTCTTCGACGTTTGATTCCATCGATCTTAGTGCCCTTGAGGAAGCTGCTGTTCTGAAAATGGAATCTGAAAAAGAAGCTGCTGTTCCTCCTGCTGAG TCTTGTGGGAAAGATGCAAAGAAAGATGTTGCTGACGACaacaataaaaatgaagatTCTGAAGATGACGATAAAGATAGTGACGGTAATGACGATGATAATGAGAATGATGACGGTAAGACTAAAGAAGATGGTAAGAAACCGGATGAAGACGAGGATAATGAGAAGAACGATGGTTCAAGTCATGGAAATGTCGCTGATGATAGTGGACATGAGCAGCAGGATGATGTTGATAGGGGCGAGAAGAAATATGATGAGGGTCATATAGTTTCTAAAGTGGTTGACACAGCTGTGAAATATAGTGGAAGG ggTTTCTGTTTTGATAGCGGTCCAAGTTTTAAGTTCGATGAATTAAGTAGTCAAAGTACCGTTGGGGCAGAAACCTGCTCTACATTCAATTCTAGCGAACTTAATGCCCTTACAAAAGCTGTAGAGCTTGCTGAGAAAGAAGCTGCTGATAAGATGTTGGGCCATGGCGTTGATGAGGATGTCGGATATGATGAGTCCTTACTGACTGATATGGTCAATAAGATTGAAAAGGAAGCTACTGATGCTTTGTTGAAAAAGGAAGCTGCTGGTTCTGTTGAAAAACAAGAATCTGAG ataaagaAGGCAGCTTTGAAAGAAATTGCTGTGTATCGAGGCAGTCCATCTGAG CAAATTGAAAAGATTGCCTCTAAATTCAAAGTTGCTGATGTGGTGCCTCTAGCATTTGTTAAGGCTAAGCCGGATGTGGTTCTTAAAAAGGGATTGTTTCCTCTTGATGATGATATTTGTAAAGATACAGGTTATGCGGGACAGATGGAGTTTAATAACTGGGTTGACGAAAAGTTTAAGTAA